The following coding sequences are from one Lolium rigidum isolate FL_2022 chromosome 6, APGP_CSIRO_Lrig_0.1, whole genome shotgun sequence window:
- the LOC124658851 gene encoding UDP-glycosyltransferase 88F3-like, with product MDAPATMVPRKLVVLYPSPGMGHIVSMIELGKIFVARGLAVTIVVIDLPHNTGSGATGPFLAGVSVANPSISFHRLPQVKLPHVESRHIEALNFEVARAANPHLRDFLAGASPDIFIADFFCHVARDVASELGIPIYFFFTSGAEVLAVLLHLPVLHFQTTANFQDMGEELVHVPGISSFPASHAMLPIMDRGDAAYMAFVNVCSDMCRSQGIIVNTFRSLEPRAIEAIVAGLCTPVGLPIPPVYCIGPLIKSEELGVKRGDGCIAWLDTQPKDSVVFLCFGSLGRFSVKQIREVALGLEASGQHFLWVVKSPPNDDPTKKFENPSEPDLVALLPEGFLDRTKDTGLVVKSWAPQRDVLMHDAVGGFVTHCGWNSVLESIMAGVPMLAWPLYAEQRMNRVFLEKELELAVAIDGYDKEVVEAREVAAKLKLMMDSDGGRVIQERTQAAMWLAKKAMGEGGESEVTLAGLVEAWKLA from the coding sequence ATGGACGCCCCCGCAACCATGGTGCCCCGGAAGCTGGTGGTACTCTACCCGTCACCGGGCATGGGCCACATTGTCTCCATGATCGAGCTTGGTAAAATCTTCGTCGCCCGCGGCCTCGCTGTCACCATTGTCGTCATCGATCTACCGCACAACACCGGCTCAGGCGCAACAGGGCCCTTCCTCGCCGGGGTCTCCGTCGCCAATCCCTCCATCTCCTTCCATCGTCTCCCGCAGGTCAAGCTCCCACACGTGGAATCCAGGCACATCGAAGCGCTGAACTTCGAGGTCGCCCGCGCGGCAAACCCACACCTGCGTGATTTTCTCGCTGGTGCCTCCCCGGACATTTtcattgccgatttcttctgccaTGTCGCCCGCGACGTGGCCTCTGAGCTTGGCATTCCCATCTACTTCTTcttcacctccggcgccgaggttctGGCTGTCCTTCTGCATCTCCCGGTCCTGCACTTTCAGACCACTGCAAACTTCCAGGACATGGGAGAAGAGCTGGTGCATGTCCCAGGAATTTCCTCATTTCCTGCTTCGCATGCCATGCTTCCAATCATGGACCGTGGCGACGCAGCCTACATGGCATTCGTGAATGTGTGCAGCGACATGTGCCGCTCCCAGGGCATcattgtcaacaccttccgctcgcTCGAGCCGCGGGCCATCGAGGCCATCGTCGCCGGGCTTTGCACACCTGTTGGACTCCCGATCCCTCCAGTCTACTGTATCGGACCACTGATAAAGTCGGAGGAGTTGGGGGTGAAGCGTGGCGACGGGTGCATCGCGTGGCTGGACACTCAGCCCAAGGACAGTGTGGTGTTCCTCTGCTTCGGCAGCCTCGGTCGGTTCAGCGTGAAGCAGATCAGAGAGGTGGCGCTCGGGCTAGAGGCAAGCGGGCAGCATTTCCTTTGGGTCGTAAAGAGCCCTCCCAACGATGACCCAACCAAGAAGTTCGAGAATCCTTCGGAGCCAGACCTCGTCGCCCTCCTCCCAGAGGGCTTCCTAGACCGGACCAAGGACACGGGCTTGGTCGTCAAGTCGTGGGCGCCGCAGCGTGATGTGCTGATGCACGACGCGGTGGGCGGCTTCGTGACGCACTGTGGTTGGAACTCAGTACTGGAGTCGATCATGGCGGGTGTGCCGATGCTGGCGTGGCCGCTTTACGCGGAGCAACGTATGAACAGGGTGTTCCTTGAGAAGGAGCTTGAGCTAGCCGTCGCAATAGATGGGTATGACAAGGAGGTGGTGGAGGCCAGGGAGGTGGCAGCGAAACTGAAGTTGATGATGGACTCCGATGGCGGGAGGGTGATCCAGGAGCGTACGCAGGCCGCGATGTGGCTTGCAAAGAAAGCGATGGGCGAGGGAGGGGAGTCGGAGGTGACATTGGCGGGACTAGTGGAAGCATGGAAACTTGCTTGA